The nucleotide window TAGAAAATCGCACGCGTTTCCTTCTTGAAATCACGAAGGCGGTGATCTCGATATGGGGTAGCAATCGGGTGGGCGTGCGCCTCGGACCGGACGGCTCGTTCGGTGACATGTCGGATACCGACCCGGTGTCGCTCTTTACACATGCTGTCAAAGAACTCGACCGGCTGGATTTGGCTTATCTCCATCTGATCGAACCGAGGGTGGCCGGCAATGCTGCCGACGATACCCGCGTCCAGTATCCCGTCGCAGCTCGTCAATTCCGCGAGTCATTCCGGGGGGTGATCATCGTAGCCGGCGGTTTCGATGAGGCATCGGCGAAGGCGATCATTTCCGAGGGTAGCGCTGACCTGGTGGCGTTTGGTCGCTTCTTTATCTCGAACCCTGACCTGCCTGAGCGCTTTCGCCGAGGCCTTCCGCTCAATAACTATGACCGCGATACGTTTTACGGCGGCACAGAAATCGGCTACACCGACTACCCGTTCTATCAGGACTCTGCTGAGAGTCTCGTAGGCTCGACGGAGCAGTTTGCCTGAGTCGTAACGTTAGGGGTCCTACGCCGCGTTCTAAGGGTGGTGCAGGACTCTTCGATCTCCGAGGATAAGGCTGTGGCACTTGGCAACGTGAACGACATTGCGACGTTCGTCGCCGTGGTGAAAGCAGGGAGCTTCACGGCGGCGGCTCATCAACTTGGCATTACGCGCTCGGCGGTCGGAAAAATCATCGCCCGCCCTGACGTGCGTCTGCAAGTACGCTTGCTTCACCGTACGCCACGAAGTATCGGCCTCACAGATGACGGCTCGGTTTTCTTTGCGCGCTGCACACAGATTATTGAAGATCTCGAGGAGGTCGAAACGGCGATGGCTGCGCGAAGCGCGACGCCGAAGGGTGCTCTTCGAATCAGCGTTCCCGTCGCGCTCGGCCACACGTAGGTTCGATCGGTAATGGAATCGTTTCTCGCGAGTTGGCCAGCCGTGACCGTCGACATCAGTTTCACGGATAGATTCGTGGACTTGGCGGACGAGGGTATAGCATCGCCATAAGAATTGGCGAGCCAAAGCCGGACTCGCGGTTGATCGCGCGTACTGTGGCGACACAGCGGCTTGCAGTTTGCGCTTCCCCGAGTTATTTCAAAGAGAGGGGGCTACCGGCCGCGCCGTCTGATCTCGTTAATCATGAGTGTCTTCATTTGTAAGTGCCGGACGAATTCAGCCCTGGAGCTTTACTGGCACCGGGAATCTGGCAATAGAGACAAGCGGCCGCTTGCGCCTGGACAGCGCCGAAGCGCTTGTCGCAGCGGCTATCAACGGCGCCGGCGTGATCAATCTTCCGACCTATCTCCTCGCGACGGAAATTCGCCAAGGACGACTACAACCAGTATTGGAGACGTTTGCCGTCGCGGGAACTCCGATTCGCGCAACCTATCCGTCGCGCCGACATTTGACTCCCAAGGTACGCGTTTTTATCGATCAACTCGTCGACGCTTGGCAACCTGCACCGCCATGGGAAACATGAAACTACCGAACTGGTGCCGGATAAAAGGCCTATATTTAGCTTTTGGTTTCCGGTGTCACGAAAGGTGGGAACCGCGACCTTTGACAAGGGGGAACTTCGGTTAGATTGCTGCGTGTTGGCAACGCCGCCTGGAATGATCTTAAGGAGCTGGATATGAACGACTTGTCGGAATTTGCAGTGAATGCTCACGGCGGACTGCAGCGGTGGAATGAATTCACAGAACTCCATGCGCCGGTATCGATTGGCGGCGCTATTTGGCAGTTCAAGCAGCAACCTGGTCTATTAACCGACAAGGTGTTCTCTCTCAAGACGCATGTGGAACAGCTAACCATTACGCCGTTCACCACCGAAAACCTGCAAAGTGTCTTTGTTCCTGGGCGGATGACGCTGGAAACACTCGCTGGCGATGTGGTCGAGACACGCGATCGCCCAGAAGAGGCTTATGCGGGCCACACGATTGAGAGTGCGTGGGACAAATTTCACGTCGCATACTTTGCTAGCGAGGCGTTGTGGACTTATTTGACCTCGCCATTCCTTTACACCTATCCAGGATTTGAGACGGAAGAAATCGAACCATGGACCGAAAATGGGGAGACGTGGCGTCGCCTGAAAATCACGTTCCCCGACTATATTGCGAGTCACACCAAAACACAGATCACCCATTTTGGACCTGATGGGCTGATGCGGCGCCACGACTATACGGTCGACATTCTCGGTGGGGCGACCGGCGCGAACTATCCGACGAATTATCGGGAATTTCAAGGCATCAAGATGCCGACTACGCGACGTATCTACGCCTACGATGATCGCCTCCAGAAGGTGCCGGAGCCTTTGCTTGTCTCGCTTGACTTCGGCGATCTCAAGTTCATCTGACGCAATTTCTCCTAAGCATGAATATCGCAAGGCCGTGCCGTGACTTATGACGTCTTTTTCACTCCGCTTCGATTGGGAGCACTCCAGCTCCCAAATCGAATCGTCATGCCGCCCCTGACAAGGATGAGAGCCGATGCGTACGGCACACCCCAGGCAATTAGTGCGACGTATTACGCCCAGCGAGCGGCAGCGGGTTTGATTATCACTGAGGCGACAGCGATCATCCGCCAAGGCCACGGGTATCCGCAAATGCCCGGCATTTACACGCCTTCGCAAATAGCGAGCTGGCGCGACGTGACCGATGCCGTGCACGCAGAAGGCGGCCGTATCGCGCTGCAGATTGTCCATCACGGACGTTGGTCGCATTCTTCATATAACGCAGATGGCAGCCTGCCTGTAGCACCGTCAGCGATTGCCGCGCCTGGAATGGCTTACACGCCACAGTTCCAGCAGGTACCGTATGAAACGCCTCGGGCACTTGAATTCGCCGAACTTGCGAACGTCACGGCAACGTTCAGGCGAGCTGCAATCAATGCAGTCGAGGCAGGATTCGACGCCGTCGAAGTACATGGTGCCAATGGGTTTCTGCTCGACCAGTTTCTGCAGGACGGTAGCAACCGCCGTACGGACAGCTATGGTGGCTCAGTTGAAAACCGCGCTCGTCTGCTGCTGGAAGTGGTCGACAGCATTTCAAGCGAGATCGGTTCAAACCGCGTTGGCGTAAGACTGTCGCCACATGGCAATCTTGGAGGGCTAAGCGACAGCGCCACTGTTCCTCACTTCAGTTATGTGATCGGCGAACTCAGCAGGCGCTCTATTGCTTATCTTCATTTGATTGAGCCACGCGCGTCTTCGGCCGGATTGGGAGACGATGCAAGCGTGGACAGCGCAAATAACGCTGCGTTATTTCGTCATCTATTTGCCGGACCGGTGATCACCGCTGGCGGATATACGGCGGAGACTGGCGCCACGGTTTTGACTGATGGTCTTGCCGACGCAGTCGCGTTTGGGCGGATGTTCATCTCCAACCCTGATCTTCCTGAGCGCATTCGTCGTCAGGTCCGACTTAACACGTTCGATCGGGCAACAGCGTACGGTGGGAGCGCTGTGGGCTATACCGACTATCCAAGTATGACCGACTAGGGAACGGCAGTCTGAGACTTTGCAATTTAAAGTGTCGCTCGTTTCGGCAGCATAGTCCTCGCTCCATACGCGAAGACGTCGAAATCGACTAACTATTCTCCCGGGTACAGAAAACTTATCCATCTAAAGTAGCAACTAGCTCGGTACTTTCGGCTCACAAGCGTGTAGTCTCGTTCCACTGAGGGATCCTTAAATATGAACGATCATGCTACTAAAGAAGCAAATGCGCTAGCCATCGTAAAAGCCTTCTATCAGGGTGCGGCGGAGGGGAGAATTATAGATTTCGAGAAATTGTTGGATGATGATTTCAGGTTATTCGTTCCTGATTATCTTCCGTGGGGCGGTCAATACGACAAAGCAGGGTATGTGTCGATTCTTCCCAAAGTAGCGGCGATACTTGACTTCACCAGATTGTCGTATGAAAGCTTAACTGTCCAAGGTGAGCACGTCGTAGCGTTAATACGAATTGCTGTGCAGGGCACTGACGAATCAATACTAATCTCCGAACACTGGGATTGTGCTCAAGGCAAGGCAACACGGCTTTTGGTTGCCTATTATGATCCAAAAGTCCTGCTGGATAGGGTCGTGTAACGCTGGGAAGTACCTACATCCAAGGAGCTTCAATGACCGCACAAGACTTCTCTTCTCGTGACGATGTCGTTAATCACAACGTTTATGCCTCGGTGAGACGGAGAGACGGTCTCCCGCAGGAACTCTTTGCAAATTATTGGCGCGATGTTCACGCAACGCTTTGTTCGCGCTTGCCGGGACTCAACTTTTACGTCCAGCAGCACTTTGATAGAAATCACTACGCAAATTTTTGGCCCATGGCAGAAGGCGTCCGCCGGATCAATGCGATACTTGATGGTTCAGCTGAACTAGGTTTTGCGAACCTCGAGCAACAAGCTATCTTCGCTGAGGCGGGGACCATTCTTTACCACGACGAGGCTAATTTTATTGGTGAAGCGGTTGCCTACAATTTGCGTAGTGGGTCGCTCACGCTCATTGACAAAGATGAGAATGCTTCTCGTAATGGTGCCGACCCGTTTCATCGTATCCACTTGTATATGAGTCGCAAACGAGGCAAGGACACAACAGCGTGGCTTACGGAAACGAGCACGGCTCTATCGCAACATGACTCGGTTATCAAGTGGAAGCTGCATCTCTTGGATCCGTACGACAACAACAGGCCCGCGCCCCCGTCTCCGAATGTTGAGCACTATGTGGAAGAGGACCGATTGAATCTAGCGGTTGCAGAAATCGCATTTTCTAGCCCCTTAGCGGCACAATCGCTTTTCTCCTCTCGAATATTCAAAGAAGTGCATGCCCCGCAGGCACAACATGTTGGTGCGATTGGCGTGTATCTCGTAAAAGGGTTCTATACGTTCGTTCGTGACGGTTGTCCAACCTTAGCCGGGCTTCGCGGGAGTCGAGTTGCAGAGCTGATCACCGAATTAGGCGCAACGAACCAGCTCGATGAAAAGGTGATGGCGCGATTCGCTTCTCGTTAGCGCTTACTCTTTGTGTTTGTTGAAGGTAAGCGGCTCGGCTGGGCCGTGTCCTCACGCGCGCGCGAGTGAGGCATGATGCTGATGGCGTGTTGGGGTCCGTGTAGATCAAGGGAGATCGTGTCCACGATCGGCGATCGTGGGCACGATCCATCCAAATCTATCCAGATCTACCCGATTGAGAGTGTGGCGGGGTGAGGGGTTTTAGTTTGTCAGCCACATTCCAAGGCAGCAATTCGTCGATGCGAGAGATCTTGTGATTTGGCAGCAGTTCGCAGCTAAGCTCGCTCACTTGCTTGACCTGCGTGAGAAGCGAGATCCGGCAGCGAGCAGCCAGATCAAGAAAGCAAGTTACAGCCTCTCCAATGTGGTCACGTATCTCGAGAGCAAGCTTGAGTCGCTGATCGACTATCGCACGTGGCAACGTGTAGGACGGCGAATCTCTACCGGCTTCGTCGAGTCATCGATCAACCGAATAGTTGGCTGTCGAATGTGCAAGAGCCAGCATATGCGCTGGAGTCGCGTGGGAGCACACAGTGTCGTACAGCTGCGCGTCGCGCTGTTGAACCAAGAATTCCACGAACTCGCACGGCGACAGTTTCCGTGGATTGGACAGCGACGCGTTACGTGGCCCTGGCAGAGAACATCCCAGGGTTTTTAACGGCTTCCAACAACACCAGATGTGACGCCGATGCAAACCCCGTGGCGAGAGCAATGTCAGCCACCGGCACATTCGAATACACCAGCAGATCGTGCGCACGTTCGAGCCGCAACTGCACGTAATAACGTGCGGGCGTCGCGTTCAGATGGCGTAGGAAAAGCCGCTCGAGCTGGCGCGAGGTCATGGCTATATCGGTGCCGATCTGCGATATGGGCAATGGCTCGTCCACATGCGCGCGCATCAGTTCGATCGCGCGCCGGATGCCGCGCGGCAGGCTTTCGTGGTTCTGATCGCGCCAGCCGCGCTGTTCGTCGTCGCTGTCGCGGATGCGTTCGTGGTGGAACTGGTTCGCAACGCGGACCGCGAGTTCAGGACCGTGTTGTTCCGAAATCAACTGCAGCATCATGTCGATCGCAGCAATGCCGCCCGAGCACGTCATGCGGTCGCGATCGATCTCGTATATCTTCCCTGAGCACATCAAGCCGCGAAACTCTTCGGTGAAGGCGGAAAGATTTTCCCAATGGATGGTGCACTGGTATCCCTCGAGCAGGCCGGCGCGCGCAAGCAAATAACTTCCCGTCGATAACGAGCCGATCACCGCGCCCGTGCGAGCCGCCCGGCGCAGCGCACGCAGGTATTCCGGCTCGAGCGTGGGGTCGAGACGCAGGCCGCCGCAAACGAAGATGTACTGCGCGCGGGTCATGACATCGTCGAGCTTGTGCGCCTGTAATTCAATGCCATTCGATGCATGCACCGGATTGCCGTCGAGACTTGCGAGCGTCCAGCTATAGAGCGACTTGTTCATCAGCCGGTTCGCCGAGCGAAGCGGTTCTATGGCTGAAGAAAGACTCATCATGGAGAGGCCGTCTACCAGCAAGAACAAAAAGGCGCTTTCGGCATCGGATGAATCTGGCTTGTCGGCGGATGCGTCTGGGCGCGCGTGGGAAGTCTGTTTTGTCATCACACCTGGGCGTTGCTTAAAGGGCTTCGTCGGATTGCGCTGGCAGCCGGATGTGTCGCTCGATCATAGTCGAAGTCTACGCCGATGGCAGGCAAAAAAAGAGCCAAGGCACGTCTGCCCATGCCGCCACGCACGCTTATTTTGAGCGCGAAGCGCGGCGATGCCTGATCCATACGACGCCAGAAAAACACAACACTGATAGTGGTAAGAATCGTGCCCGCGACCGCGCAAATGGGCGTGAGCGCAGGGAAAAAGTCTCCGCTTTTATCGCGCGCAAAAGCTCATGCGCCGGCGTCGAGCATCAACCCGCAAAAGCCGGTGGCAACAGCCGGTTCAAGGCCGCTGGACCCAGTCGGCAGTTTGCCAGGCAAATCGGAAACCGGCTCGCGTTTAAATGGCGCTGCGGTTTCGCGCGGCTTATCGGTGGGATCTTCTGCAGGCATGGCGTAGTCGACGTGGCACAGAGTGCCAGTGTATTGCGATAAGGTCGTCTTCGCGCGTTCCACAATTGCACCGGCATTCGACCGGTAAGATTCAGGGCTTATATTATGGATTGCGCGACGCCATACGACCGGTCAATTCAAGAGCAAACGGTAGCCCAGACAACTACTGGCCTTAAGGTCTGAAGATGAACGAACCGCTTACCGCAAGCTTGGAAACACCTGACGCTGCAGACGCTGGTGAAGGAACGCTATAGCAACGCATGGTCGCTACAATCGATGCCGCCGACACGCAGGTCAGCGAGGTGCTTGGAACCTTGCCGAGCCATCGGTCATTGCGTAACTATTCGGACGAGCCTCTGCCTGCGGATATTCTCGAGACGATCATGGCTGCGGCCCAGTCGGCATCGGGTTCGTCGAATCTTCAGGTGTTCAGCGTAGTGGCCGTGCGCTATACGGAGCGCACGGCGCGCCCTGCTGGCTTTGCGGGCAAACAGAGGCATGTGGCGGCGGCGCCCTTGCTGACCGTGCTTATTGCCGACCTGTGCGGCTTCGGCGAATTTCTCATGCGACCAGCGTGAACGCCCTCGACCCGGATTACTATGAACGGCATTATCGCCTTGCGGAAAATGAGGCGGCACGACGGAGGTGGGACGACTAATCAGAAAGCAGTCGACGGATTTTGGGCGAGTTCGGCGAATTCGCGCCATGCAGCGAATCGCGCTGCGAGCTGCTCGCGATAAAGTGAAGCGCCCAGCAGATGCCGCTTGAGTGCGAAATGTTGCCGGATCGGTCCGAAACACGAGAGAAATTTCTGTGTGCGTTTAGGGTCGCGAAAGCCGCGCATGCGTCGCTCACGTTCGCGCGTGGGTTGGTGGCTGTTCTCGGCTCGGTTGTTCAGTCGGGCTGCAGCTTTGACGAAGACAGGCTTCACGTTAGCCAGTTCTAGGATCTCGGCTTTTGCCGCCGGATAGCTGCGTAACTGATCGGTGACGATTTTGCGCGGTGTCGGGCTCGAACGCGCACACGCTTGAAGAAGCGTTTGGCAGCGGCTTTATTACGCCGTTTTTGCAGCAGGATGTCGAGTTCGGCACCATGCTCGTCGACCGCACGCAACAGCAGGTACGGTTCGCCACGTAGCGCGACGAACATCTCGTCGGGTGCCACGTGCTACCCTTCTTGCGTCGCATCGCTTTCACTCGATGGGCAAAGCCCTTACCCAACTTGTCACACCAGCATCGGATGGTCTCGTATGTCACGATCACGCCGCGCTCGAAAAGCAGTTCCTCGATTTCGCGCAAGCTCACTGGAAGCGGAAATATTATCGAACAGCGCAGCTGATGAAACCAGCTGGGAAACGGTGACCGCGATAGAGCGATTTCGATTTCTTCACCGCGTCATCTTTTACGACCCGTCACGCAACCTGACAAGGCCATTAGCAGTCCAAGGGTGCGTTTTTGTGCGGGTCGCGTTTCGTATTGCAGCAATGGCACCGAATTGATGCGCAGTGAAGCTTGCATCTAGACCCTGCAGTCGGCCCTCGATCTGTGTTTGGTGGGGCGAATCAAAAGCTGTTTATGGGGAAATTGGCGTAGAGGTTGCACAGCTGTCTCAAATCCAGAGGAAATGTGGTTCTACGTCTCACTTGCGCCATATACGAAAATGGACAGGAATTGGATTGGAGTTTTGATTAACCGCTCGGGTCCATGAGGAACGCTAGCTTCGAAAGTCATAGTATCCCCGGGATGCAACACGTAGGTTTGCTGACCGTGGCGGTATTCGATGACGCCCTTAAGCATGTGTATGAATTCGATGCCCGGATGCTCGAAGACGGGGAAAGTTTCTGATTCGTCATCCATTGTTATTAGGAAAGGCTCAAAGTTTTTCCGCGGGCCTTGGTCGTACGCGAGCAAGTGATAGGTAT belongs to Burkholderia sp. PAMC 26561 and includes:
- a CDS encoding GlxA family transcriptional regulator is translated as MTKQTSHARPDASADKPDSSDAESAFLFLLVDGLSMMSLSSAIEPLRSANRLMNKSLYSWTLASLDGNPVHASNGIELQAHKLDDVMTRAQYIFVCGGLRLDPTLEPEYLRALRRAARTGAVIGSLSTGSYLLARAGLLEGYQCTIHWENLSAFTEEFRGLMCSGKIYEIDRDRMTCSGGIAAIDMMLQLISEQHGPELAVRVANQFHHERIRDSDDEQRGWRDQNHESLPRGIRRAIELMRAHVDEPLPISQIGTDIAMTSRQLERLFLRHLNATPARYYVQLRLERAHDLLVYSNVPVADIALATGFASASHLVLLEAVKNPGMFSARAT
- a CDS encoding alkene reductase — its product is MTYDVFFTPLRLGALQLPNRIVMPPLTRMRADAYGTPQAISATYYAQRAAAGLIITEATAIIRQGHGYPQMPGIYTPSQIASWRDVTDAVHAEGGRIALQIVHHGRWSHSSYNADGSLPVAPSAIAAPGMAYTPQFQQVPYETPRALEFAELANVTATFRRAAINAVEAGFDAVEVHGANGFLLDQFLQDGSNRRTDSYGGSVENRARLLLEVVDSISSEIGSNRVGVRLSPHGNLGGLSDSATVPHFSYVIGELSRRSIAYLHLIEPRASSAGLGDDASVDSANNAALFRHLFAGPVITAGGYTAETGATVLTDGLADAVAFGRMFISNPDLPERIRRQVRLNTFDRATAYGGSAVGYTDYPSMTD
- a CDS encoding EthD domain-containing protein — translated: MTAQDFSSRDDVVNHNVYASVRRRDGLPQELFANYWRDVHATLCSRLPGLNFYVQQHFDRNHYANFWPMAEGVRRINAILDGSAELGFANLEQQAIFAEAGTILYHDEANFIGEAVAYNLRSGSLTLIDKDENASRNGADPFHRIHLYMSRKRGKDTTAWLTETSTALSQHDSVIKWKLHLLDPYDNNRPAPPSPNVEHYVEEDRLNLAVAEIAFSSPLAAQSLFSSRIFKEVHAPQAQHVGAIGVYLVKGFYTFVRDGCPTLAGLRGSRVAELITELGATNQLDEKVMARFASR
- a CDS encoding nitroreductase family protein is translated as MVATIDAADTQVSEVLGTLPSHRSLRNYSDEPLPADILETIMAAAQSASGSSNLQVFSVVAVRYTERTARPAGFAGKQRHVAAAPLLTVLIADLCGFGEFLMRPA